The Mercurialis annua linkage group LG8, ddMerAnnu1.2, whole genome shotgun sequence genome window below encodes:
- the LOC126662135 gene encoding WRKY DNA-binding transcription factor 70, translating into MMSKDSVVKELIQGQDFATQLQILFKKPQGDDAFFTLQHQLVLHILTSFTQALSLLSAEVCEMNLAPTSQVDSVGCDDRRSEASGESRKRANCKDGRGSHKRKKSSESWATVSASIEDGRAWRKYGQKQILNAKYMRSYFRCTHKYDRGCKATKQVQKMEQDPQVYCTTYIGHHTCRDDLILDNNLSESIVVRQECNEEETSTHITDSMMVWKDFVAFESPTCFSLPHSTEDTCQSFNIATSVDFDSDFHFDEIELFANEDI; encoded by the exons ATGATGAGCAAGGACAGTGTGGTGAAAGAGCTGATTCAAGGCCAAGACTTTGCAACTCAACTTCAAATTCTTTTCAAGAAACCTCAAGGGGATGATGCTTTTTTCACTTTGCAACATCAACTTGTACTCCACATCTTAACATCTTTCACTCAGGCTCTTTCTCTGCTTTCTGCTGAGGTTTGTGAGATGAATCTAGCTCCTACATCGCAAGTGGACTCAGTTGGTTGTGATGACCGGAGGTCTGAAGCTTCAGGTGAGAGCAGGAAGAGAGCTAATTGTAAGGACGGGAGAGGTTCTCACAAGAGAAA AAAGAGTTCAGAGTCGTGGGCAACTGTCTCTGCCTCGATTGAAGATGGTCGTGCTTGGAGAAAATACGGGCAGAAGCAGATCCTCAATGCTAAGTATATGAG GAGTTACTTTAGGTGCACACACAAGTATGATCGAGGTTGCAAAGCAACAAAACAAGTTCAGAAAATGGAACAAGACCCGCAAGTGTACTGCACAACTTACATTGGCCATCATACCTGCAGGGACGACTTGATTCTTGATAACAATCTCTCGGAATCTATTGTTGTAAGGCAAGAATGCAATGAAGAAGAAACCTCAACTCATATAACCGACTCTATGATGGTGTGGAAAGATTTTGTGGCATTTGAGTCGCCTACCTGCTTCAGTTTGCCTCATTCCACAGAGGACACTTGTCAAAGTTTCAACATTGCTACTTCTGTGGATTTTGATAGTGATTTTCATTTTGATGAAATCGAACTTTTTGCTAATGAAGATATATAA
- the LOC126661282 gene encoding rhodanese-like domain-containing protein 7 has protein sequence MVIRCRSAPLLSPSISRFIKHSSISSSSRLPIFFKTRIDSLSLPKNMTLPSIANCFSSTAAAAAAAATATAPVPIESTLVVLSFYKFADFPDHAHMRNSLKDLCQQLRVSGGIILAPEGINGSICGTRESVDKVIDFIKSDERLKGLRQMESPVTPEDEAIHHGHSDTSPLAAGEDTPFRWDHVRVKVKKEIVTLGMPEVSPIERVGKYVKPKEWNELISDPDTVVIDVRNAYETRIGKFERAVDPCTTSFREFPSWVENQFQFEDTAEENHQEGNKDTDVESPKEKKPPRVAMYCTGGIRCEKASSYLLSKGFKEVYHLEGGILKYLEEVPKSESRWEGECFVFDKRVSVKHGLEQGEFKLCYGCKQPVSDADMETREWETGVSCPYCYSLKSEEEKERARARHMQFKSWGLIGGPDKGRRPISKPDSNTNRSSLNKQSS, from the exons ATGGTGATTAGGTGCAGATCAGCTCCATTGCTCTCCCCCAGCATCTCAAGATTTATCAAACACTCTTCTATTTCTTCTTCCTCTCGCCTTCCTATTTTCTTTAAAACGAGGATTGATTCTCTCAGCTTACCTAAAAACATGACTTTACCCTCTATTGCTAACTGCTTCTCTTctactgctgctgctgctgctgctgctgccaCGGCCACTGCCCCAGTTCCCATTGAATCCACTTTGGTGGTGCTTTCGTTCTACAAGTTCGCTGATTTTCCTGACCACGCTCATATGCGAAACTCCTTGAAGGACCTCTGCCAGCAGCTG CGTGTTTCAGGCGGTATCATTCTCGCACCTGAAGGAATCAACGGAAGCATATGCGGGACTAGGGAATCCGTGGACAAAGTGATTGACTTCATCAAAAGCGATGAACGGCTGAAGGGGCTCAGACAGATGGAATCACCTGTCACTCCTGAGGATGAAGCTATCCATCATGGACACAGTGACACTTCTCCTCTGGCAGCAGGAGAGGATACCCCCTTTCGGTGGGATCATGTCAGGGTCAAGGTGAAGAAAGAG ATTGTTACTCTAGGAATGCCAGAGGTGTCTCCTATTGAAAGGGTCGGGAAGTATGTCAAACCAAAGGAGTGGAATGAATTGATCAGTGACCCAGATACT GTGGTGATTGACGTCCGGAATGCTTATGAAACTAGAATTGGGAAGTTTGAAAGAGCAGTAGATCCTTGTACAACATCATTTCGCGAATTTCCTTCTTGGGTGGAGAATCAGTTCCAATTTGAAGACACTGCGGAGGAGAACCATCAAGAAGGAAACAAAGACACAGATGTTGAGAGCCCAAAAGAAAAAAAGCCACCTCGTGTGGCTATGTATTGTACTGGAGGAATTAGATGTGAGAAAGCTTCAAGTTATCTTCTCAGCAAAGGTTTCAAAGAG GTTTATCACCTGGAAGGTGGGATTCTGAAATACCTAGAGGAAGTTCCAAAGTCTGAGAGCCGGTGGGAGGGTGAATGCTTTGTTTTTGACAAGCGAGTCTCAGTGAAGCATGGGTTGGAACAGGGTGAATTCAAGCTGTGCTATGGATGTAAGCAACCAGTGAGTGATGCTGACATGGAAACTCGAGAATGGGAGACTGGGGTTTCTTGTCCGTATTGTTATTCATTGAAATCGGAGGAAGAAAAGGAAAGGGCAAGAGCACGGCATATGCAGTTTAAGAGCTGGGGCCTCATTGGAGGTCCTGACAAGGGTCGCCGGCCAATATCTAAACCAGATAGTAATACTAATAGGAGCAGCTTAAACAAGCAGTCAAGCTGA